In Callospermophilus lateralis isolate mCalLat2 chromosome 10, mCalLat2.hap1, whole genome shotgun sequence, a single genomic region encodes these proteins:
- the LOC143642188 gene encoding proline-rich protein 23C-like: MVGIRPRSPSACPAPWGGPQPEGPGPAKRRRLDDPADPAEPPAAPNLQNSAASAAAANATALPSVVVLAAGCSLQVPMDDGHLVLQPAPSSVLQVNLQGHNLILIPEGLVGATDQRPGAQGDCPEDPELGAFLRPLGENRVVEQGFFCEFMPEIVRKIEEFEEQWMDPPAGPRGPIPYLPAWAPTPSPVRRSSNPAYDVDFHLLRPFPTSPLQPLPPSPSSSPQAPPQCSPRPRSKACRCLF, translated from the coding sequence ATGGTGGGCATTCGTCCACGAAGCCCCAGCGCCTGCCCCGCGCCCTGGGGGGGACCACAGCCTGAAGGACCTGGTCCTGCCAAACGCCGCCGACTAGACGACCCTGCAGACCCCGCAGAGCCCCCAGCGGCACCCAACCTGCAAAACTCTGCAGCATCAGCAGCAGCAGCCAACGCCACCGCGCTCCCCTCCGTGGTGGTTCTGGCAGCGGGCTGCTCCTTACAGGTACCCATGGACGACGGCCACCTGGTGCTACAGCCTGCGCCATCCTCGGTCCTGCAAGTGAATCTCCAAGGACACAACCTCATTCTGATCCCTGAGGGCCTCGTGGGAGCCACCGACCAACGCCCAGGAGCCCAGGGAGACTGTCCTGAAGACCCGGAACTGGGCGCCTTCCTGAGACCCCTCGGTGAGAACAGGGTCGTCGAGCAGGGATTCTTCTGCGAATTTATGCCAGAGATCGTCAGAAAAATAGAGGAGTTCGAGGAGCAATGGATGGACCCTCCAGCCGGCCCGCGGGGGCCCATCCCATATCTCCCTGCTTGGGCCCCCACCCCTAGTCCAGTGAGGCGCTCTTCTAATCCCGCCTACGACGTGGATTTCCACCTTCTGAGGCCCTTCCCCACCTCACCGCTGCAACCTCTACCTCCCTCTCCAAGTTCAAGTCCCCAGGCGCCTCCTCAGTGCTCTCCACGCCCTAGGAGCAAAGCCTGCAGATGTCTCTTCTAG
- the LOC143642189 gene encoding proline-rich protein 23C-like has protein sequence MVGIRPRSPSACPAPWGGPQPEGPGPAKRRRLDDPADPAEPPAAPNLQNSAASAAAANATALPSVVVLAAGCSLQVPMDDGHLVLQPAPSSVLQVNLQGHNLILIPEGLVGATDQRPGGQGDCPEDPELGAFLRPLGENRVVEQGFFCEFMPEIVRKIEEFEEQWMDPPAGPRGPIPYLPAWAPTPSPVRRSSNPAYDVDFHLLRPFPTSPLQPLPPSPSSSPQAPPQCSPRPRSKACRCLF, from the coding sequence ATGGTGGGCATTCGTCCACGAAGCCCCAGCGCCTGCCCCGCGCCCTGGGGGGGACCACAGCCTGAAGGACCTGGTCCTGCCAAACGCCGCCGACTAGACGACCCTGCAGACCCCGCAGAGCCCCCAGCGGCACCCAACCTGCAAAACTCTGCAGCATCAGCAGCAGCAGCCAACGCCACCGCGCTCCCCTCCGTGGTGGTTCTGGCAGCGGGCTGCTCCTTACAGGTACCCATGGACGACGGCCACCTGGTGCTACAGCCTGCGCCATCCTCGGTCCTGCAAGTGAATCTCCAAGGACACAACCTCATTCTGATCCCTGAGGGCCTCGTGGGAGCCACCGACCAACGCCCAGGAGGCCAGGGAGACTGTCCTGAAGACCCGGAACTGGGCGCCTTCCTGAGACCCCTCGGTGAGAACAGGGTCGTCGAGCAGGGATTCTTCTGCGAATTTATGCCAGAGATCGTCAGAAAAATAGAGGAGTTCGAGGAGCAATGGATGGACCCTCCAGCCGGCCCGCGGGGGCCCATCCCATATCTCCCTGCTTGGGCCCCCACCCCTAGTCCAGTGAGGCGCTCTTCTAATCCCGCCTACGACGTGGATTTCCACCTTCTGAGGCCCTTCCCCACCTCACCACTGCAACCTCTACCTCCCTCTCCAAGTTCAAGTCCCCAGGCGCCTCCTCAGTGCTCTCCACGCCCTAGGAGCAAAGCCTGCAGATGTCTCTTCTAG